gcgacagttagctaattgaacagacctGTGATGCGATACGtttaagggtgctcatacactgtttgactgaagccaaatatttgactatttttgacagataaaatttgatcaacgtgtactgatcaaatattttcgacacaaaacacgatatCCTACGAATTCCAATTCATAAGTTTGAGGGTTGCGGGCTTAATATATTCTGCGGGGGACATCAATCGATCGCTAGGTTGTTCCACAGATTATTTATCGATTCCACTGCATACTCAAAATGTTTCGGTTCCCTTGTTTGGAGTTTTTCGTCCAAGTGAAATCCGTATTTATCATGAGGAAGTATTAAACCTGTTAACTCCCGGAAAGAGGAGCCATCCGACGTTCAACTCGGTTGAAAGCACTGCGTTCTGGAGTATTTGCAACAACGAATAttgcatcaagattcaattgattaaaatgataaTTCGCCATATCTATGACCTTGTTAAAACGAAGGCTTTCGACTAGTCCTCCGTCCACATTGATTATGATTACTGACTTAATTAGTcctttatacagatttttttcgaattcaggGAGCTCACTAACTTTTTCTAAAATCGACCCCATGCGTTCAATTACTGTTGTCGAAgacagtgccttcctgaacaaTGACCAATGTACCCTAGTTTCTCTCTGCATCTGTGATAACCGATGCAATAAGCTTATGTTTAGCAGCCACGACAAGATCATGATCTGGAAGATTATAGCGATATTCGAAATGAAGTATTCGGTGCCTGCCTATGACTACTGTTCAgcccattacaacacgtgctttatcatcttgccTCAGGAAACACACCTTATTCCGTTCCTGAATCCAAGTCAGCTGGTCAATCATATAGGGGTTGATTTATGTATCTCTATTAGTGCTTAGATATTGCGTGAACTGAATATAAGCCAATGCCCTTCATTCGTTTCTCCATTCATGAACGGTGCTCCCTTTGAACCATCCAACAACGAAATGCTCGGCGAATTGCCTTGATTCGCTGCCATCGACATCGGTGAACCATCAACATTCTAAGCTTGAATTTTTAACGAGGAGCTTGAGCATTCTAAGCTCATTCTTTCTTCTATTCGTTATAATATCTAATCGTGGATGTCATCCACTCACAGCTGTAAACTAAATACAGGCGCTTGTGCTCTCTTAGTGGGCTGTGGGTGAGCCTTGGCTGCACGTATGGTGCACGGGAGTAGAATTGAATGGAAGCATTTTTCTGGTTTCGCATTTATCTTATTTACAGCAAACTACCGAGTTTAAGCGTAAAGTTTATAAAGCTTTTTAATGGCATAATGTTTTGATTAAAAGTTACGTATCTTATTAGGTAATAATACGAAACTTTAACTAGTACTGTTAGTTCAAGTTTTCTATTTATGACAAGTTAATTACCTAACAATGGTTTTAGGCTTGAATTATCTCCACCAATATAGGTTTATCAGaaaatcatcataatttttgaacttcaATAGTTGGGCTATGTTGTTTGATCTAGGAATGTATTAGGATTACATTTTTCTTAGGTTTTGCAACTGGAAACCGGAAACcggaaaaatatttattgcacacGTAGAATATCATATATGGCTGATTGTAAAACACGTATAATGAAtttatttggcaaacactgttaAATCATTGTCACAATGATAGATTCCCAGACAAAatattgccatacaaatgaaatacaaatttttgcataactcgagaattagtcgagcaaacgaaaccaaatttggcatgtgcaggttttagggggcacgaaacgtttctatggtgaatagacactcctcccccttctttaAGGGACAAAACATAAAAACCAAatacaattgacgaatttacgttggatttacaaccagatggcgcagcgagtaaaatgaggatgttttgtttttttggtatgaaattcgttcaaattttctatacaaatcagaatttatcttcaaatttcccggtttcatgtattctttccacgctgaaaaggttagaaaatcatcattttacaatgtgctataaatattacgaggaatggcttgttataagtattataactttaatttttttcaactaagtaaacgatgaatagagtgttttgcgctaaaaatactgcaaatccttctcgtatcgacccctacataatcaatgatatcagccaatttgatatgatatcgatatcatcgcaattatccatagtatcaataaccggtatgcattataaaacataaaattttcgaagattatctatgactttggtaaaATCGCTTGTTGAAACCATcggcaatatacaaaacaatcattttctaaccatatactgacgacatttagtggctgaaatgaatctaaattgaaataaaatgaataatcgccACCGaaacttgcttttcagtgcgtaaaataaacatacaccctcacttttgtggttctgagctctaatgtagatgtcgcatgagctgattcagctttgcgtaaattcgtcaattggcgatctaacgtacaaatctacacctaggcagcGCAgtaatgatggttttaaatatacggtacgaagtttgccgggtcagctagtttaagaattaaaagtggaattttgttacgtaacgattaCGACTACACGAAGTCTGGCCATAGGGACCATGGTGATCAACAAGCCCCTAATCAAAGCGCAGTAATCAGAATAATACCTACACCAGCGGTatttaaccttttttttcaaagggGCGACAAACACATGTCAGGcatggtgtcgcgggccgcaaaacaaaaattaatgtactacgaaattataaccagcgagaaacaaacataaaaattaaagaatgaaaCACTTTAGTACAAACATTTGGTAGCACTGGCAAGAGCCAAAAATGAATGCTTTAACTGAGTGAGGAGCGCGGCCTTTCACCAGTATTTCTAGATTTTTGTGTATGGGTTCCAAACTACATACACACCAGAAAGCCtaccgggccgcaggttgagtatcgctgatATACACGGTAGGTTCGAATGCAAAAAGCCTTGGTAGATTTTTACAATAATTTATTGTATCCTCAATATATTTGCCAACATTAATACTATTCAATCGGCACACCCGGGAATATTTCGGATGACTACCTCCAAGCGTCCGTTTCGTCTAAAGAACATCATTCCTTATCAGAACTTGACGTCTCCCTTCCGGATAAACTGTGTTTCTAATAAAAACTGCTCTCTTTGTCAAACACCGCTAACCAAAATTGATTTCGATTCccttcgaaaaattcaatcgcAAATGATACGCTGTTGTATCACGCTCATGAATATTGTGTACTCTTTAAAAAGTGACAACGAGTGTGCACGTAGTTCGCATTGCTTATGCACTTATGCTTCGCTCCGTAAACTGTTGGATCTTAGGATAGGAATGTGCGTACCCGACCTTTGATAGCGGCCCTACATACGGGACAGTTCGTAACCGCTGGTGCGCATTGTACGCAGGAAACTGAAATGATTTATACACAAATTTAATGCATCCTCTTTCTCGTAATTCAACAAATACATACCAAGATGACCACAGGGACAGAAAACCACGCCAACTTCGTCGGCCATGCAGATCTTACATTCCCGGGCCTCCTTCAGTCGTTTGTTCTCCTCTTCTAGCAGATGCGTTTTATCATCTTCAACGATTGCGACGGTGGGATCCGATTTATCGCTTGTCTGCATCTGCTGCAGCTGCTCAGGTACATTTTTACAGTCGACTCCAATGGTGGTGTTGACTAAGCTAGAGGTAGGTGGCAATGATGGTGAGCTAACGCTGGCGTCTTGTGCAGCAGGATCAACCGTTGGTGAGGGCGTTGAAAATGTGGAACTGAACGAAGACAAATTTGGATCGGCTGAGGAAGATATAGCAGTCCACAGCAATCGTGACACCCCGTTCTCGATACGACGATCGACTCGGGAGGATGTTGTTGGTTCGAGCTCTTCATCTTGAATTTGACCATCCAGAACAGCTTCAATCAGAGCCTGTGATTCCGCGAAAGGTTGACCGGTTGTTTCTAGTTGTCGTTTTGTAACCGCGCGAATTCGACCAGCATTCAAACCCATTGACAGAGCTAGTTGTACTGGCTCTGTGCCCAGCGCCTCATCAAGGCTCATTGTCACGTTGTTTTGGGTTCCAATTTGcatttgttgctgttgctgactGCTGCCGTTATTTTTAATCTGACTCTGAACATTCTCGATAAAAAGTTGTCCCTTCACCAGTTGTACAAACTGACATTTTGGAAAGCATCTCGCATGTTCAAACCAAGGGTCGTCATCCGCTAGCCAGAATCTCAATCCACCGTCACAGTAGAAACAGTGAACTTCGTCTGCTCTTCCCAAATAATAAAAGCCAGCCTGGGATAACCGTTCTGGATCCTGAACGTGACTCATTGCCCAATTTTCGAAAGATCGCACTCTCGAATCCAACGAACTGAACTGAGGCGCGTGAGGCGCCTTCACCGGTTGTATACCAATGCTGGCATCCAACACTGGGTTCGAGCTAATATTGTACGAAATAACTTTCACGCAGTTCGGGAAGAATTTTCTGTGCTCCGTGAAGGGATCATCGCCTACTTCCCACTGGCCGATCACTCCTTCGCACCAAGCGCATTTCACTTGATCGGCGTTGTGAATATAATAAAACCCAGCTGTGGCCAATGCGTTGGGACTGATATGTGCCACTGGCCAGTTGACAAAAGTTGCTAGCCGACATTCTTCGCGCTTAAGCTCGTTCGCACTGAAATTGCGAACGTTGTCTGTGGCTTCGGGATTCAGCAGGAAATTACAGTTAGGACTTACTACGCGATGTCTCTCATGAATCTGCAATAGAACACGTCaaattagcaaaaaaaaaacggcagCAGGAATGAATCCCCATAACTTACATTGAACGCAGAGTTCCCGAGGAAGATTGATACACCGCAAAAATGACACTTCACTTGCAGAAACTGATCGGTAGCGTAGAATCCAGCCTTTGCCAGAACATCAAACGGATTTTCCATTGTCCATTCCGCATGTTCCCATTCATTGTATGTCCTGCGACGATTGAATTCTACGTtcattttgcttttttttataaatcccAATCGTCACACACtcgaaacaaaaatgtaaaAGCTCTGAACCTTCGACCTCACGAAAAACCGAGCGAGCTTATCTCTAATGTTGAGTGCACTACATAAAATCCCCGTGCGATATAATCTTTCAACTAAAAATTCAACAAACAACAATGAAAATCTTGATTATATCCTGTTCATGCGTCAATGTATGTATGCCTTCACGAATGGCTGATTTTCCTCTCTTTTCACGACCGAACTCCCAActatatttgtgatttttccgtCCAAAATATGGACTTCATCGCCCAATTACTGAACTGCTTGCAGCAGCTAGTCATTCGATTTGAtattaatgcatttttaggcgTATTATGCTGAATTTCGACACAGAAATAGTAAAAATTCCTTGAGCAGTTATTGAATAGAGCACAGTAAATAATCGATAAAAAACTTTTGCTAActacaaaggaaaagaagaaaaatctcCATCCAGAAGCAAAGTGTTCACTACATCAGCAACCTTGAATCTTCCAGATGTTTGctccaggggtatgactaaaacgtcaaataccttatattgccagtgtaccaggggatagtaacttcaagcaaaaaagtgggaccgattcgagattgcttttatgtagacagtgaactttttttacactctaaaaatcgaaccgacttgcactgacaactgaatgatattgtcaatttgtgcgagatgcctcaaaacagctgggaataaatattgtttatatacagtaagttacatttaatgcgacgtttagattattgaacagacctgtaatgtgacacgtttaattggacatttgtgtaaacatcgagttcgtggaccaaattatggcgccacattaaagttgccaccagacgtcgacactgtaccactcccatcgccaatgttcaattacaggccaaaatttcctccaaagcgacactgagtggtgcctcggcatgtcgtattaaatttaaattactgtattatgttgttatttatgtcataatgcataatgtcataagcaatgaacacacatttattttccacttgcaacagtattcacgatgattggatggatgaatatacgactcctacatgcatctagtacaactattgtcatgcgtatatacgatttactacagacaacccaaaaacgaatggcggaaaacgttcttAATAATTATGATAATTAATATAGATtcttgtaaatacatgtatgtttggaatattacgttaaaaattatttttatgtcagaatatttccggttttaagaaaagtgaaagttaaagttgcttttttttatttttaacttttaagaacgaaagattatctgtttgccggtcttttgagttctgataaacatagtgacaaaataaattagttcaacttcgcCATTCAATTGCATttaactcaaaactgtagacatgagattatgaacttgacaaaccaagctgccaagtatgccatcccagcaaacattcaatcgtataactatcgtatatagagcatcgaatatctgatattttgggtggtatatgatgcgcctaaatagcatatacagtaagttacctctaatcctcgacataccgaggcactactcagtgtcgcattagaggtgattggcctgtaattggacattcacaatgatagtggtacaatgtcgacgtctTGTGGCGACTTccaatctggggccatacttcgggtaccaaactcgatgtttacaaaatatccaattagagatggAAAAGTCCTATTATTTGTATCCCATTACAAgtctgtccaattaactaaatgtcgaattagaggtaatttactgtacatgcaaggttattacgcaatacctaataacataataagtctgttgtcatacgaatatacgattcatcgCTGCCataaaaaatggcggaaaatattaaagtaaaatgttcggcccggggaatcaccatttttgtatgtatatagaacctttataaacattatgtttgtacaaataggaatcaatcaattgactttcagggacataaatgtttgatatgagtggGGCCACGCttataaaattgctccgatgggatttgaactccagatgtttggattatcaagccgcagctatctcgtacggctacctgaaatatgattctagggcaATTAAGGTTcatacatatgatacgaaagagttgcactcggatacttcattcctgattgtttattgtgctttagtggaagtatcgcaaaatttatatagaaatggttaaataaaattctgtactacatgtttcaagtaatcaaataacatgaagtaaaaaatttcattcatattttaacaatttaaaactgccttcgggcctgcccagTAAACATTTAAtcgtaaaaaaaattcgaggggttgtatcagagacacgaccgcttagaacgtagggctacgcaatcttttttcttttgaaatttgatggtttatcatttcgaatattatttgcgaatacgtcgaaatttcataaataactctctagtaaaaaaatttttgcccttgcgagaacaatacgctaTGGTGATATGTCACAATTCGTTTCTTTATaacaatgcacgcattgcactgaatattaacgagtggcatcttccgtgcatcgccatcgaagacgaatgaactctctgagcttcaagtgtctataattcaaaagaagaagaagaagaagtgcatcgccattcaacaagcatcaaaaacgggtctaacagatgcatacagttgcagtgctaaaaatgaaacatcgcaagaattcccgtttatgaaaaatcgtttctcgactctcggtcgataccgtcaacaaagtttctaagttctatgttttgcgcaatgaaaacaagctacacacaaaaaaacaaacactgatgtttagaagcgacctaaaatcatttgtactcttctcttttttcgcctgctttaccatgcctcggatggttgtgttaattgcaatgccagatgcacttcaagtgaaatattcactaaccttcacatctcgaagggatacattaaacacaaaacgagcagaataagcgacctttgttgtttcgggcacagaaatattctgagaattttccttagaggagatgcaatacttatacgctagcgacagcttacatactatgcaagggtggagtttacttcgcaattttttttttcgatcccccttcgttgtttctgttctagcggctgcataagttacccgttattgacagctcagttcgggaaagcacacaaatggacagaacaaatgtatggaaaaatgggaatgcttcccatttcatcaatttgaaccatatacagactatgggattgtaatgtatagcatatcaaacaaaaaaaatcttagaaaatttccaattcgattggtatacaaaacgtttaaatccgttcgtagcaaaaacaattattaacgttagctttatttcataaaaacgtgacctgttttctgatttggcacccttaatgtaagacgtagtcctacgttaaaaatctaaaattggaggcgatatacatacatctaagacacattacttgtatgatgtgtataactggcatatgcatatgaaattggaggccatatacatgtatatggggtatatgatgtaatataaacgataattatacgatttattattttctaggatgtatgtatatcgtctTCACGattgcatgtatgggctggctaggcgcatcatatacacgtacagtcgtacttcggtcgttttggaatttgtttcttacaggtgttgttatcgatttcagtgcaattcaacgagcgataacaataataatcagtctttagaacgaaatgctgatatttggattgttgtttattagttagtttcaaattcttatagtgcaacgtaataagTCCAATGTGCAATCGCGGAcaatcaaaacgtccaatgtaacatttttcgctcctaggctttaaccttaatctcaaatcacgggtcgacagttacgattggttttacggagttattcttgacagctagtggtgaaaacagtgataaagatcgatatcTTTTAAGACAaatcgcgaaataatgttcgggtcttcaacttcgtttttctcgagttggtgaaaatgttacattggaccttttcaaaagttacgcgagatttcaacgatttcaatcctcgccaATGATatattggtaaacaaatgacgccatattgattttgattttgggtagcctatattcaattgatgtctaacccctggtttGCTCGGCATTTGACGTTTGAAGCAAACATGACAAACGAATAGAGTTCCGTACACTCTTAGGAAACATTGGTATATAtacttagaaaaaaaactaccaaatacatttggtaatgcaaaattagtagaatgtacaaattttttgtacatattgtcaacaaacccgcatccctaccagtatattttactcgataacattagtaagcttggatattgtcatatctgaaaactggtgagaaaagcgcgtattaaccattttcattgttcccataaggcaatacggaggtataataaggatataattctgatacgtgcattttcggcgagaaaatgtagccgatattgggcttccgaatcatggttctgcttgacatatgtgtttattagtacggtcgaaaatgactacactgagaggaataattagtaTATATTACAAATTCTTTAGTAATTAATACCAACTcgttagtcattttctaccgtactaataattcgtatattttacgcgagtaaattagtaaatacaagtgtcaaaacatgtaccaaaataTCGCGCCAACTTCGATCCTTCTTTCGGGATTTCGTGCCAACGCCCAATTTATTGATATCGGGTTGCATTCGTTTATtatacaatacaataatgaCGATATAGAGGTTATATTTTGTTAATTTATTTCCATCGAATAAAATTCCAACataaaaaactgaacactttagCACTTGTATGGGCACAAGTTTACGCTTGCACAACTTGCAAACGGGTATACTTCCACGTTCggagcattttgctgctggatGATTGGCATGTTGGTAATGGATATCTGCGTTCGTATTTTGTTGCCAGTGCCGTCTAGATAGATTATTCAGCACAACAATTAGTATATATTCGGTGTGGCCCTTCATTTCCTTTCGGCGAAAATAGCTTCGCGACCGAGAAGAAATAGAAATGTATGATTAtatttaatttaaaacaaactgCTTACCTCCGAATTGTATTACTTTCATGAGAGGAATGGTGACTGAGAGCTTTGCTCTACACAGTTGCTCAGATATGACAACACTCTAACTAACGCTATCAAGTAAAATGTACTAATCTCTCGTATGAATGTATATTACATCTGACATTTGCTTTACGaaactttggtaaaatgtaCTAATAATGTGTGCATTCTACAAATGTAtcgactactaaagatttggtagctccaGTTACGAAAGATTTCTTCTAGtgtatagattggtagtatttaccaaaaaattcgttatatttactaattatttctctcagtgtatgacgaactttttggtaaatattacccaGCCGTacggcacccgccatgtttttggtgccaacatctcaaacgtcaaaagtatttgttttcttcaaaggagcgatccgcgttgacggcattgtgcttcgtttactagtttaggggagcgtcaaagaatagctgattttcagtcggagtgaacgttttcaaaattaaaattatgaatgaaaattagcttttccatatcaaattagtattctatttaaataaaaaacatttttgtttgcaggtggtgaaaatgtCTCATACgtaaattgtttttgaagacaattttatattataatggaaaATACAGCAACAATGTTAGAAttatatagccatatggttgaatgaaagtcagaaatacgtgtttcaagtaat
The Toxorhynchites rutilus septentrionalis strain SRP chromosome 2, ASM2978413v1, whole genome shotgun sequence genome window above contains:
- the LOC129766919 gene encoding death-associated inhibitor of apoptosis 2, translating into MNVEFNRRRTYNEWEHAEWTMENPFDVLAKAGFYATDQFLQVKCHFCGVSIFLGNSAFNIHERHRVVSPNCNFLLNPEATDNVRNFSANELKREECRLATFVNWPVAHISPNALATAGFYYIHNADQVKCAWCEGVIGQWEVGDDPFTEHRKFFPNCVKVISYNISSNPVLDASIGIQPVKAPHAPQFSSLDSRVRSFENWAMSHVQDPERLSQAGFYYLGRADEVHCFYCDGGLRFWLADDDPWFEHARCFPKCQFVQLVKGQLFIENVQSQIKNNGSSQQQQQMQIGTQNNVTMSLDEALGTEPVQLALSMGLNAGRIRAVTKRQLETTGQPFAESQALIEAVLDGQIQDEELEPTTSSRVDRRIENGVSRLLWTAISSSADPNLSSFSSTFSTPSPTVDPAAQDASVSSPSLPPTSSLVNTTIGVDCKNVPEQLQQMQTSDKSDPTVAIVEDDKTHLLEEENKRLKEARECKICMADEVGVVFCPCGHLVSCVQCAPAVTNCPVCRAAIKGRVRTFLS